From Streptomyces chrestomyceticus JCM 4735, one genomic window encodes:
- a CDS encoding aspartate-semialdehyde dehydrogenase — MRIGIVGATGQVGGVMRGILAERNFPVEQLRLFASARSAGRTLPWQDTEITIEDAATADYSGLDIVLFSAGGSTSKALAPKVADAGPVVIDNSSAWRMDPDVPLIVSEVNPQAISERRKGIIANPNCTTMAAMPVLRPLHAEAGLVSLVVSTYQAVSGSGLAGVAELDEQVRKAVEQDATKLTHDGSAVDFPEPDKYVRPIAFNVLPMAGSIVDDGLNETDEEQKLRNESRKILEIPGLKVSGTCVRVPVFSGHSLQVNARFEREITPERANELLAGAPGVALSHIPTPLQAAGQDASYVGRIRKDETVDHGLALFLSNDNLRKGAALNAVQIAELVAAELRG, encoded by the coding sequence ATGAGGATCGGAATCGTCGGAGCCACCGGTCAGGTCGGCGGCGTGATGCGGGGCATCCTCGCCGAGCGGAACTTCCCGGTGGAGCAACTGCGACTGTTCGCCTCGGCCCGCTCCGCCGGGCGTACGCTCCCGTGGCAGGACACCGAGATCACGATCGAGGACGCGGCCACCGCGGACTACTCCGGCCTGGACATCGTGCTCTTCTCGGCCGGCGGCTCGACCTCCAAGGCGCTGGCCCCCAAGGTCGCCGACGCGGGCCCGGTCGTGATCGACAACTCCTCCGCCTGGCGGATGGACCCCGACGTCCCGCTGATCGTCTCCGAGGTCAACCCGCAGGCGATCTCCGAGCGCCGCAAGGGCATCATCGCCAACCCGAACTGCACCACCATGGCCGCCATGCCGGTGCTGCGCCCGCTGCACGCCGAGGCCGGGCTGGTCTCGCTGGTGGTCTCCACCTACCAGGCGGTCTCCGGCAGCGGCCTGGCGGGCGTCGCGGAGCTGGACGAGCAGGTGCGCAAGGCCGTCGAGCAGGACGCCACCAAGCTCACCCACGACGGTTCGGCCGTCGACTTCCCCGAGCCGGACAAGTACGTCCGCCCGATCGCCTTCAACGTGCTGCCGATGGCCGGCTCCATCGTCGACGACGGTCTGAACGAGACCGACGAGGAGCAGAAGCTCCGCAACGAGAGCCGCAAGATCCTGGAGATCCCGGGCCTGAAGGTCTCCGGCACCTGCGTCCGCGTCCCGGTCTTCAGCGGCCACTCGCTCCAGGTCAACGCGCGCTTCGAGCGCGAGATCACCCCCGAGCGCGCCAACGAGCTGCTGGCCGGCGCCCCCGGCGTCGCCCTCTCGCACATCCCCACCCCGCTTCAGGCCGCCGGCCAGGACGCCTCGTACGTGGGCCGCATCCGCAAGGACGAGACGGTCGACCACGGCCTGGCGCTGTTCCTCTCCAACGACAACCTGCGCAAGGGCGCGGCCCTGAACGCGGTCCAGATCGCGGAGCTGGTCGCGGCGGAACTGCGCGGCTGA
- a CDS encoding S8 family serine peptidase: MTPDTGRPPAGRARRTARVAAVAAIAVATAAGPALTAAGAAFAAGTDADARISAGTTPAPKSPHDKLGSQDAELLARAKSGGARFVSMMLATAPGATEQAAAGLDSLKGASVGRTDDKLGYVRATVPTAQADAAIAKMQKLSSVHAIDLRQEIKLPDPRPGADSKHQGRPQAGSYPAPGKDTPAKNPYQPSFETGAVDFVRDHPKADGRGVTIGILDSGVDLAHPALQKTTTGERKIVDWVTATDPISDGDQTWRPMTTAVSGPSFTYGGRTWKAPAGSYLVSTFAEAATTGGDMKGDLNRDGDTTDRWGVLYDPAAGTVRVDLNDNGDFTDDQPMKPYKDGFDIGYFGKDDPSTPIAERIPFTVEIRKDVPMDPLGGDWTGKKADFVNIGVVESEHGTHVAGITAANGLFGGKMNGAAPGAKLVSSRACTWSGGCTNIALTEGMIDLVTKRGVDIVNMSIGGLPALNDGNNARAELYTRLIDTYGVQLVISAGNSGPGANTIGDPGLADKVVSVGASISKETWAANYGSAVTRKYAMLPFSSRGPREDGGFTPIITAPGASINTIPTWEPGSPTAEAGYELPPGYAMLQGTSMAAPQATGASALLLSAAKQQRVALPPAKLRTALTSTAKQIKGFQSYEQGSGLMDIRAAWSAIRHGAAAHEYTVRAPVKTALSDFLKTPGYGTGLYDREGGLKVRQSRTYEITLTRTTGPDRPVRHELDLINNDGTFDLPDEDGAVWLPLNQPVTFEITAKPRTAGIHSVTVDLDDPRTEGVDRKILATVVAAEPLAAPTHAVAKSGTVQRNATTSHFITVPKGAKALQVSMSGLAAGSQTRWIALSPQGVPVDPTGTPNCYPNYPNPANTCDPTRRTYKNPAPGVWEIEVESRRTSPLLDNPYTVTAATLGTTFDPAVRVLPEAKVGSPAPVSWKVGNAFAAVEGTLKGGELGSSRTQRPTIKEGESQRYEIVVGSGVSRLDAAIGAPADAKADLDLSVLLGGKVVASSATGTSDEAVSIAKPAPGTYTVVVDGYAIPSGSTAYDYRDVYYSTGLGSLKTDESKPVKLGSGASTQVTAEVAVAGPAPAGREFFGEVQLLNASGTVTGSGGVRIEKVVS, translated from the coding sequence ATGACCCCCGACACAGGACGCCCGCCCGCGGGCCGGGCAAGACGCACGGCCCGGGTCGCGGCCGTCGCGGCGATCGCCGTCGCCACCGCGGCCGGGCCCGCGCTCACCGCGGCCGGCGCCGCCTTCGCGGCAGGCACCGACGCGGACGCCCGAATATCCGCCGGCACCACACCCGCGCCGAAGTCCCCGCACGACAAGCTCGGTTCGCAGGACGCCGAGCTGCTCGCCCGCGCCAAGTCCGGCGGCGCCCGGTTCGTCTCGATGATGCTGGCCACCGCGCCGGGCGCCACCGAGCAGGCGGCCGCGGGGCTGGACTCCCTGAAGGGCGCCTCCGTCGGGCGTACGGACGACAAGCTCGGCTACGTCCGGGCCACCGTGCCCACCGCCCAGGCCGACGCGGCCATCGCGAAGATGCAGAAGCTGTCCTCCGTGCACGCCATCGACCTCCGCCAGGAGATCAAGCTGCCGGACCCGCGGCCCGGCGCGGACAGCAAGCACCAGGGCAGGCCGCAGGCCGGAAGTTACCCGGCGCCCGGCAAGGACACCCCGGCGAAGAACCCGTACCAGCCGTCCTTCGAGACCGGCGCGGTGGACTTCGTCCGCGACCACCCGAAGGCCGACGGCCGCGGCGTGACCATCGGCATCCTCGACTCCGGTGTGGACCTGGCGCACCCCGCGCTGCAGAAGACCACCACCGGCGAGCGCAAGATCGTCGACTGGGTCACCGCGACCGACCCGATCAGCGACGGCGACCAGACCTGGCGCCCGATGACCACCGCGGTCTCCGGCCCGTCCTTCACCTACGGCGGCCGGACCTGGAAGGCCCCCGCGGGCTCGTACCTGGTCAGCACCTTCGCCGAGGCCGCCACCACGGGCGGCGACATGAAGGGCGACCTGAACCGCGACGGGGACACCACCGACCGCTGGGGCGTGCTCTACGACCCGGCTGCCGGCACCGTCCGGGTGGACCTGAACGACAACGGCGACTTCACCGACGACCAGCCCATGAAGCCGTACAAGGACGGCTTCGACATCGGCTACTTCGGCAAGGACGACCCGAGCACCCCGATCGCCGAGCGCATCCCCTTCACGGTGGAGATCCGCAAGGACGTCCCGATGGACCCGCTCGGCGGGGACTGGACGGGCAAGAAGGCCGACTTCGTCAACATCGGCGTCGTCGAGTCGGAGCACGGCACCCACGTCGCGGGCATCACCGCGGCGAACGGCCTGTTCGGCGGCAAGATGAACGGCGCGGCGCCCGGCGCGAAGCTGGTCTCCTCGCGCGCCTGCACCTGGAGCGGCGGCTGCACCAACATCGCGCTCACCGAGGGCATGATCGACCTCGTCACCAAGCGCGGCGTGGACATCGTCAACATGTCGATCGGCGGCCTGCCCGCGCTCAACGACGGCAACAACGCCCGCGCCGAGCTGTACACCCGGCTGATCGACACCTACGGCGTCCAGTTGGTCATCTCGGCGGGCAACAGCGGCCCCGGCGCCAACACCATCGGCGACCCCGGCCTGGCCGACAAGGTCGTCAGCGTCGGCGCGTCCATCTCCAAGGAGACCTGGGCGGCCAACTACGGCTCGGCCGTGACGCGCAAGTACGCCATGCTCCCGTTCTCCTCCCGCGGCCCGCGCGAGGACGGCGGCTTCACGCCGATCATCACCGCGCCCGGCGCCTCCATCAACACCATCCCCACCTGGGAGCCCGGCAGCCCCACCGCCGAAGCGGGCTACGAGCTGCCGCCCGGTTACGCCATGCTCCAGGGCACCTCGATGGCCGCACCGCAGGCCACCGGCGCCTCGGCGCTGCTGCTGTCCGCCGCGAAGCAGCAGCGCGTCGCGCTGCCCCCGGCGAAGCTGCGCACCGCGCTCACCTCGACCGCCAAGCAGATCAAGGGCTTCCAGTCGTACGAGCAGGGCTCCGGCCTGATGGACATCCGCGCCGCCTGGTCCGCGATCCGGCACGGCGCCGCCGCCCATGAGTACACCGTCCGCGCCCCCGTGAAGACGGCCCTGTCCGACTTCCTGAAGACGCCCGGCTACGGCACCGGCCTGTACGACCGCGAGGGCGGCCTGAAGGTGCGCCAGTCCCGGACGTACGAGATCACCCTCACCCGTACCACCGGCCCCGACCGCCCCGTCCGGCACGAGCTGGACCTGATCAACAACGACGGCACCTTCGACCTGCCGGACGAGGACGGCGCGGTCTGGCTGCCGCTGAACCAGCCGGTGACCTTCGAGATCACCGCCAAGCCGCGCACCGCCGGCATCCACAGCGTCACCGTGGACCTGGACGACCCGCGCACCGAGGGCGTCGACCGCAAGATCCTCGCCACCGTCGTGGCCGCCGAGCCGCTGGCCGCGCCCACCCACGCGGTCGCCAAGTCCGGCACCGTCCAGCGCAACGCCACCACCTCCCACTTCATCACCGTCCCGAAGGGCGCCAAGGCCCTCCAGGTCTCGATGAGCGGGCTCGCGGCCGGCAGCCAGACCCGCTGGATCGCCCTCAGCCCGCAGGGCGTCCCGGTCGACCCGACCGGCACCCCGAACTGCTACCCGAACTACCCCAACCCCGCCAACACGTGCGACCCGACGCGGCGCACCTACAAGAACCCGGCGCCCGGCGTCTGGGAGATCGAGGTCGAGTCGCGGCGCACCTCGCCGCTGCTGGACAACCCGTACACGGTCACCGCGGCCACCCTCGGCACCACCTTCGACCCGGCCGTCCGCGTCCTGCCGGAGGCCAAGGTCGGCAGCCCGGCCCCGGTGTCCTGGAAGGTCGGCAACGCCTTCGCCGCCGTCGAAGGCACCCTCAAGGGCGGCGAGCTGGGCTCGTCCCGTACGCAGCGCCCGACGATCAAGGAGGGCGAGTCGCAGCGGTACGAGATCGTCGTGGGCAGCGGTGTGTCCCGGCTGGACGCCGCGATCGGCGCGCCCGCCGACGCCAAGGCCGACCTGGACCTGAGCGTCCTGCTCGGCGGCAAGGTCGTCGCCTCGTCGGCGACCGGCACCTCGGACGAGGCGGTCAGCATCGCCAAGCCCGCGCCGGGCACCTACACCGTCGTCGTGGACGGCTACGCGATCCCCTCGGGCAGCACCGCCTACGACTACCGTGATGTGTATTACTCCACCGGACTCGGTTCGCTCAAGACGGACGAGTCGAAACCGGTGAAGCTGGGTAGCGGAGCATCGACGCAGGTCACGGCCGAGGTCGCGGTCGCGGGCCCGGCGCCCGCCGGTCGCGAGTTCTTCGGCGAGGTCCAGTTGCTGAACGCGTCCGGGACGGTCACGGGCAGCGGTGGCGTGCGCATCGAAAAGGTCGTGTCGTAA